In Rosa chinensis cultivar Old Blush chromosome 1, RchiOBHm-V2, whole genome shotgun sequence, a genomic segment contains:
- the LOC112195461 gene encoding ras-related protein RABF1, whose protein sequence is MGCSSSLPDRGSGRLVGPNVENGGAADAKNLRVKLVLLGDSGVGKSCIVLRFVRGQFDPTSKVTVGASFLSQTIALQDSTTVKFEIWDTAGQERYAALAPLYYRGAAVAVIVYDITSPESFNKAQYWVKELQKHGTPDIVLALVGNKADLHEKREVSVQDGMGYAEKNGMFFIETSAKTADNINLLFEEIAKRLPRPALSSSSSIQNP, encoded by the exons ATGGgttgctcctcctcccttccag ATAGAGGTTCTGGGCGGTTGGTTGGGCCGAATGTGGAAAACGGTGGAGCTGCAGACGCCAAAAATTTACGCGTGAAG CTAGTTTTGTTGGGTGATTCTGGTGTTGGTAAGAGCTGCATAGTTCTTCGTTTTGTTCGTGGTCAGTTTGATCCCACATCCAAG gTGACTGTTGGAGCCTCATTCTTGTCTCAGACGATAGCTTTGCAAGATTCTACAACAGTTAAATTTGAGATATGGGACACTGCTGGCCAAGAAAG GTACGCTGCATTGGCCCCCCTTTATTATCGAGGTGCAGCAGTGGCAGTCATTGTATATGATATCACAAGTCCAGAGTCTTTCAACAAAGCACAGTATTGGGTCAAG GAGCTGCAAAAACATGGGACCCCTGATATTGTCTTGGCCTTGGTTGGTAACAAAGCTGATCTTCATGAGAAACGTGAAGTTTCTGTTCAA GATGGCATGGGCTATGCAGAAAAGAATGGGATGTTCTTTATCGAGACATCTGCAAAGACAGCAGATAATATTAATCTGCTGTTTGAG GAAATAGCCAAGCGTCTACCCCGTCCGGCTttatcatcatcctcatcaataCAGAACCCATGA